A single window of Micrococcaceae bacterium Sec5.1 DNA harbors:
- a CDS encoding ROK family protein, translated as MLIGTAPSTQLVRRVNAGAMLKAMRGAGVVTGTELMASTGLSRATVISICDELVRLGWLQELENQRGAGDYIKGRPARRFIFDDSAASVLGIDIGANKITAIVADMAGTPLSQVTMPFRTYIVPAHERADVLDRIAADVLKKAGVSADSVLAVSVGVAAPVSRDGEVLTVQEFWKSFDVRQIVSERHGWQVLLENDANLAALAERWQGTAQGVDNLVVMLAGDRLGSGILESGRLLHGQLGGFGELGYLDTVDGVGDTYGIAHYAVLWGREALSGSETTKLRELCEDDPAALTAEMVFKAAAEGDPAARHALGRVAHRMARVIGSISTLVNPELVVIAGAVAASAHALIPAIEKQLPDFTFTPPRLATSTLGDGIVSLGAIRHALDYVEEHALDLSPSSLPKRADAS; from the coding sequence ATGCTGATCGGGACTGCGCCGTCAACACAGCTGGTTCGTAGGGTCAATGCCGGCGCGATGCTCAAGGCCATGCGGGGTGCCGGCGTCGTAACAGGCACGGAACTCATGGCTTCTACCGGGCTCTCCCGCGCCACCGTCATTTCCATCTGCGACGAACTCGTCCGGCTCGGCTGGCTCCAGGAGCTGGAAAACCAGCGAGGGGCCGGAGATTACATAAAGGGCAGGCCGGCGCGCCGCTTTATCTTCGACGACAGCGCGGCCAGCGTGCTTGGGATCGACATCGGCGCCAACAAGATCACGGCCATAGTGGCTGACATGGCGGGAACACCTCTGTCGCAAGTCACGATGCCCTTCCGTACATACATTGTGCCTGCCCATGAGCGCGCGGATGTGCTGGACCGGATCGCCGCCGATGTCCTGAAAAAGGCCGGCGTATCTGCAGACTCGGTTCTTGCTGTGTCTGTGGGAGTGGCTGCGCCGGTAAGCCGCGACGGCGAGGTTCTCACCGTCCAGGAATTCTGGAAATCCTTCGATGTCCGCCAGATTGTTTCAGAGCGGCATGGCTGGCAGGTACTCCTGGAAAATGACGCCAACCTCGCAGCCCTCGCGGAACGGTGGCAAGGCACCGCGCAGGGAGTCGACAACCTCGTGGTCATGCTCGCCGGCGACCGTCTGGGTTCCGGCATCCTGGAATCCGGCCGTTTGCTCCACGGGCAGCTGGGTGGCTTTGGGGAACTCGGATATCTGGATACGGTGGACGGCGTGGGCGACACCTACGGCATCGCCCACTACGCTGTGTTGTGGGGACGGGAAGCCCTTTCTGGCAGCGAGACCACCAAGCTGCGGGAACTTTGCGAGGATGATCCTGCAGCGCTCACAGCAGAGATGGTTTTCAAGGCAGCCGCGGAGGGAGACCCGGCCGCCCGTCACGCCCTGGGTCGCGTGGCGCACCGCATGGCCCGCGTGATCGGGTCAATCAGTACCTTGGTCAACCCTGAGCTGGTAGTTATTGCCGGAGCCGTGGCAGCCTCTGCCCATGCCCTGATCCCAGCCATTGAGAAGCAGTTGCCGGACTTCACGTTCACTCCCCCGCGTCTGGCAACCTCCACTCTGGGCGACGGCATTGTGTCCCTCGGCGCGATCCGCCACGCCCTGGACTACGTCGAGGAACACGCACTGGACCTCTCCCCCTCGTCATTGCCTAAGCGCGCGGACGCTTCCTGA
- a CDS encoding Na+/H+ antiporter: MDQLALIIGLLLATVLAVGLGDRLRLPYPVLMLLLAVALTFIPGFPEFEISPELILPIFLPPLLFATAQKSSWAVFRVRWRTLLLMAVALVVVSTAVVAGAAWLMIPGIGIPAAIALGAMVAPPDPVAVESVAGRVHMPRRLITVLQSEGLFNDAAAIVIFQAAVAATVSGSEVGPNVILQFVVGAALAVVIGIAMGWLTKFITKLVTSMVARSAVTLVVPFAAYILAEELHASGVVAVVVTALELQRHARPQDAAERITRTAFWDVVELLATGLAFGLVGLEIRHVIRDEGTAIFGMIGVAVVICILVFVVRYLWLGLLALTAHQRRNLLQPTSPKEVLILTWCGMRGLATLALALALPVTLPDGSDFPARHEILVIACAVLLATLVLPGLTLPWLMRVLKATEDGSHEKDAARVLAKRAQSAAVSALKDHELMKELPADKVALVKEKMRRLHAELLDGTLRNESAAEKRKRGRELAIAVQTIALDAARQEVVEARNEPGTDPEVADRVLRQLDLRTMSMPE; this comes from the coding sequence ATGGATCAGCTGGCACTCATTATCGGATTGCTGCTTGCGACGGTGCTGGCCGTGGGCTTGGGCGACAGGCTTCGGCTTCCCTATCCGGTCCTGATGCTGCTCTTGGCTGTTGCGCTCACGTTCATTCCCGGCTTTCCTGAGTTTGAGATTTCGCCGGAGTTGATCCTGCCAATCTTCCTCCCACCGTTGCTCTTTGCCACCGCGCAGAAGAGTTCCTGGGCCGTTTTCCGGGTCCGGTGGCGGACGCTGCTCCTCATGGCTGTCGCCTTGGTGGTGGTCTCCACAGCAGTGGTGGCTGGTGCTGCGTGGCTCATGATTCCTGGCATCGGGATTCCGGCAGCTATTGCCTTGGGAGCCATGGTGGCGCCGCCGGATCCCGTCGCAGTCGAGTCCGTGGCTGGCCGCGTTCACATGCCCAGGCGGCTCATTACTGTTCTGCAGAGTGAGGGCCTTTTCAATGACGCCGCCGCCATTGTGATCTTCCAGGCAGCGGTAGCCGCCACGGTCTCCGGTAGCGAGGTGGGGCCTAACGTTATCCTGCAGTTCGTGGTGGGCGCGGCCTTGGCGGTGGTCATCGGCATCGCCATGGGCTGGCTGACCAAGTTCATCACCAAGCTGGTGACCTCCATGGTGGCACGCAGTGCGGTCACGCTTGTGGTTCCGTTCGCTGCGTACATCCTGGCGGAAGAGCTCCACGCTTCAGGTGTGGTGGCCGTCGTCGTGACCGCCTTGGAACTGCAACGCCACGCGCGGCCGCAGGACGCTGCTGAGCGCATCACGCGGACTGCGTTCTGGGACGTGGTGGAGCTGCTGGCGACCGGACTGGCCTTCGGCCTGGTGGGCTTGGAGATCCGTCACGTCATCCGTGACGAGGGGACGGCGATTTTCGGGATGATCGGCGTTGCTGTGGTGATCTGCATCCTGGTGTTCGTTGTTCGCTACCTATGGCTCGGGCTGCTTGCGCTAACCGCCCATCAGCGGCGGAATCTCCTGCAGCCAACCTCGCCCAAGGAAGTACTCATCCTGACATGGTGTGGAATGCGTGGGCTGGCCACGCTGGCTCTCGCTTTGGCGCTCCCAGTGACCTTGCCTGATGGCAGTGACTTCCCCGCGCGGCACGAAATCCTGGTCATCGCCTGCGCCGTGCTCCTGGCCACCTTGGTACTGCCCGGCCTGACACTTCCGTGGCTGATGCGGGTCCTCAAAGCCACGGAGGACGGTTCCCATGAAAAGGACGCGGCACGTGTTCTGGCTAAACGTGCCCAGTCGGCGGCGGTGTCGGCGCTGAAGGACCACGAGCTCATGAAGGAACTCCCCGCGGACAAAGTGGCACTGGTCAAGGAAAAGATGCGCCGGCTCCATGCAGAGCTGCTGGATGGGACGTTGCGCAACGAATCGGCGGCGGAGAAACGCAAGCGAGGGCGTGAGCTTGCCATTGCCGTGCAGACGATTGCGCTGGATGCCGCCCGCCAGGAAGTGGTGGAGGCGCGGAATGAGCCTGGGACTGATCCGGAAGTGGCAGATCGTGTTCTGAGACAGCTGGACCTGCGCACCATGTCAATGCCGGAATAG
- a CDS encoding NAD(P)-binding oxidoreductase, giving the protein MSRIAIIGGHGKVALHLSRILSGEGHDVTSFIRNPDHVAEVTETGATAQVLDVENSTTAELAHALKGHDAVVWSAGAGGGNPARTYAVDRDAAIRSMDAAKEAGVTRYVMVSYIGSAKDHGIPQDHPFFPYAESKAAADDYLRNSGLDWTVLGPGTLTEEPASGLIEVNPANPGNDTKTSRANVALVAAAVLELPGTIHRTITFKDGTVDVVDALTAD; this is encoded by the coding sequence ATGAGCCGAATCGCAATCATTGGCGGCCACGGCAAAGTGGCCCTTCATCTGTCCCGGATTCTTAGTGGCGAAGGTCACGATGTCACGTCGTTCATTCGAAATCCCGATCATGTGGCAGAAGTCACGGAGACCGGCGCCACTGCGCAGGTGCTGGACGTGGAAAACTCGACGACGGCGGAACTCGCCCACGCGCTGAAGGGCCACGACGCCGTGGTCTGGTCGGCAGGGGCTGGTGGGGGTAATCCGGCCAGGACGTATGCCGTGGACCGGGACGCCGCCATCCGATCCATGGACGCAGCCAAGGAAGCCGGCGTCACGCGTTACGTGATGGTGTCCTACATAGGCAGCGCAAAGGATCACGGCATTCCTCAGGACCACCCTTTCTTCCCCTATGCAGAGTCCAAAGCAGCGGCTGATGACTACCTGCGTAATAGTGGGTTGGATTGGACGGTCCTGGGGCCGGGGACCTTGACGGAGGAGCCGGCGTCCGGGCTGATCGAGGTCAACCCGGCAAACCCTGGCAACGACACCAAGACTTCCCGTGCGAACGTTGCCCTGGTAGCCGCTGCTGTCTTGGAACTTCCTGGCACTATCCACCGGACCATCACTTTCAAGGATGGAACAGTTGACGTGGTGGATGCCCTGACCGCGGATTGA
- a CDS encoding LysM domain-containing protein: MGLLDNLKKNLGMGGKGDGQQDQTAVTQAAEDTAAVDASASSKAAAEAAAVQAAEQQEAANAAGAQIAEQAGLEPGAPEVQPLAQQAASEAAAEAGQRGPVAPRVTEVVVEPGDTMSGIAAQFGVDLAALIATNADTVPNPDLIYPGQVLRLP, translated from the coding sequence ATGGGATTGCTCGACAATTTGAAGAAGAACCTGGGAATGGGCGGAAAGGGCGACGGCCAACAGGACCAGACGGCCGTAACGCAGGCCGCAGAGGATACTGCCGCCGTCGATGCTTCTGCTTCGAGCAAGGCCGCCGCAGAAGCTGCTGCAGTCCAAGCGGCCGAGCAGCAGGAGGCAGCCAACGCTGCAGGCGCTCAGATCGCCGAGCAGGCGGGCTTGGAGCCCGGAGCGCCGGAGGTCCAGCCACTGGCCCAACAGGCAGCCTCTGAGGCCGCTGCCGAGGCAGGGCAGCGCGGTCCAGTCGCCCCACGCGTCACGGAGGTTGTAGTGGAACCCGGTGACACCATGAGCGGCATCGCTGCGCAGTTCGGAGTGGACCTCGCAGCCCTGATCGCAACCAATGCTGACACAGTGCCTAACCCGGATCTCATCTATCCCGGACAGGTCCTCCGTCTGCCCTGA
- a CDS encoding DEAD/DEAH box helicase — MTENLNENFDAQNAESADVAETAAEGTVVEAPATAAAPVENAAPESAAPAFTEAPAPKAEDEEEEGVRFVDLGIDGRVLAALQDVGYEKPSPIQAATIPLLLEGRDVVGLAQTGTGKTAAFAVPALSRLAELHDLNGPSRKTQALVLAPTRELALQVAEAFTSYAKHIDDFTVLPVYGGSAYGPQLAGLRRGAQVVVGTPGRVIDHIAKGSLDLSELQYLVLDEADEMLRMGFADDVEQIFQQTPETRQVALFSATMPGQIRRMSKQYLNNPAEISVKSKTTTGANTKQRYLQVMGPHKLDALTRILEVEEFDGVIAFVRTKMATEDLADKLKARGFQAAAINGDIPQQQRERTVDALKEGRIDILVATDVAARGLDVERISHVINYDIPHDTESYVHRIGRTGRAGRSGDAILFMTPREKYLLRSIEKATRQPVEQMHLPTAETVNTLRLGKFAERITETLESEDVAAFRDLISSYEEEHNVPASEIAAALAVMAQGGQPLLVKELPAAPEYQKRERSKDGFGSRGPTRALTEGNATYRIAVGRRQRVMPGSIVGAIANEGGISSAQIGGIDIRSDHSLVELPADLSPEQLRALSRTRIGGELINLELDNGRKPSGDRGSYSGGGAGGRGGYGDRENRGGGNFKGSGGFKKDFRKSEGGERSSADRGGRTYSDRSERTAGSFGDRDRGQSSGSRFGGHGDGARKPRSGGEGGHRDFNRKGKW; from the coding sequence ATGACCGAAAATCTCAACGAAAACTTCGACGCCCAGAACGCTGAGTCTGCTGACGTAGCAGAGACCGCCGCTGAAGGCACCGTAGTAGAAGCACCGGCTACCGCCGCTGCCCCCGTCGAGAACGCTGCACCCGAGTCTGCAGCCCCCGCCTTCACCGAAGCTCCTGCCCCCAAGGCAGAAGACGAGGAAGAAGAAGGCGTCCGCTTCGTCGATCTTGGCATCGATGGCCGCGTTCTGGCCGCACTGCAGGATGTCGGCTACGAAAAGCCGTCCCCCATCCAGGCAGCCACCATCCCGCTGCTCCTCGAAGGCCGCGACGTCGTCGGCCTGGCCCAGACCGGTACCGGCAAGACCGCAGCCTTCGCTGTTCCTGCGCTGTCCCGCCTGGCTGAGCTGCACGACCTCAACGGCCCGTCCCGCAAGACCCAGGCATTGGTCCTGGCGCCGACGCGTGAACTCGCCCTCCAGGTTGCTGAAGCGTTCACTTCCTACGCCAAGCACATTGACGATTTCACCGTGCTCCCGGTTTACGGTGGTTCCGCTTACGGTCCCCAGCTGGCCGGCCTGCGCCGCGGTGCACAGGTTGTTGTCGGTACCCCCGGCCGTGTGATCGACCACATTGCCAAGGGCTCCCTTGACCTCTCTGAACTCCAGTACTTGGTGCTGGACGAAGCTGACGAGATGCTGCGCATGGGCTTCGCCGATGATGTAGAGCAGATCTTCCAGCAGACTCCGGAAACCCGCCAGGTTGCACTGTTCTCTGCCACCATGCCGGGCCAGATCCGCCGCATGTCCAAGCAGTACCTGAACAACCCTGCTGAAATCTCGGTGAAGTCCAAGACCACCACCGGTGCCAACACCAAGCAGCGTTACCTTCAGGTCATGGGCCCGCACAAGCTTGACGCCCTGACCCGCATCCTCGAGGTCGAAGAGTTCGACGGCGTTATCGCCTTCGTGCGCACCAAGATGGCCACCGAGGACCTCGCTGACAAGCTGAAGGCCCGCGGTTTCCAGGCTGCCGCCATCAATGGCGACATCCCGCAGCAGCAGCGTGAACGCACTGTTGACGCGCTGAAGGAAGGCCGCATCGACATCCTGGTTGCTACCGACGTCGCAGCCCGTGGTCTTGACGTTGAGCGCATCAGCCACGTCATCAACTACGACATCCCCCACGACACCGAGTCCTACGTCCACCGCATCGGCCGCACCGGCCGTGCAGGCCGTTCCGGTGACGCCATCCTGTTCATGACGCCTCGGGAGAAGTACCTGCTGCGTTCCATCGAGAAGGCCACGCGCCAGCCGGTGGAGCAGATGCACCTGCCCACGGCCGAGACCGTGAACACGCTGCGCCTGGGCAAGTTCGCCGAGCGCATCACCGAGACGCTTGAGTCCGAGGATGTTGCAGCATTCCGCGACCTCATCTCCTCCTACGAGGAAGAGCACAACGTACCGGCCTCGGAGATCGCTGCTGCACTTGCCGTCATGGCACAGGGCGGACAGCCGTTGCTGGTCAAGGAACTGCCTGCAGCTCCTGAGTACCAGAAGCGCGAACGCTCCAAGGACGGCTTCGGCTCCCGTGGCCCGACCCGTGCACTCACCGAGGGCAACGCCACCTACCGGATCGCCGTCGGACGCCGTCAGCGCGTCATGCCGGGCTCCATCGTGGGCGCCATTGCCAACGAAGGTGGTATCTCTTCCGCACAAATCGGTGGCATCGACATACGCTCGGACCACTCCCTGGTGGAGCTTCCGGCCGACCTGAGCCCCGAGCAGCTGCGCGCACTGTCCCGCACCCGCATTGGTGGCGAACTGATCAACCTCGAGCTGGACAACGGACGCAAGCCCAGCGGCGACCGTGGCAGCTACTCCGGTGGTGGCGCCGGTGGCCGTGGTGGCTACGGCGACCGCGAAAACCGTGGAGGCGGCAACTTCAAGGGCAGCGGTGGGTTCAAGAAGGACTTCCGCAAGTCCGAAGGTGGCGAGCGTTCCTCTGCTGACCGTGGCGGCCGCACGTACAGCGACCGCTCCGAGCGCACTGCAGGCAGCTTCGGCGATCGAGACCGTGGCCAGTCCAGCGGCTCCCGCTTCGGTGGACACGGCGACGGCGCCCGCAAGCCCCGCAGCGGTGGCGAAGGCGGACACCGCGACTTCAACCGCAAGGGCAAGTGGTAA
- a CDS encoding MOSC domain-containing protein, with translation MNTASLLAVCRVHQLLPDPEGSVGVTAIDKRPVEGPVKIHKLGVHGDVQANRFDHGGEDQALYAYSQADADYWSATLDRELPAGAFGENLRVAGIETTGAVIGERWRIGLDVEVEVTSPRVPCATFQRLLDEPQWVKRFTQAGRVGTYLRVIKPGTVSAGDHIHRLFVPKHGITVGQWFSEPTPEMVQTLLDAEADGEVRLQDEYHEKFEKVLRRNGL, from the coding sequence ATGAACACCGCATCCCTTCTCGCTGTCTGCCGTGTCCACCAGTTGTTGCCGGATCCGGAAGGAAGCGTTGGCGTCACCGCGATCGATAAGCGTCCTGTGGAAGGCCCCGTCAAGATCCACAAGCTTGGCGTCCACGGCGATGTCCAAGCCAACAGGTTCGATCACGGCGGCGAAGACCAGGCTCTGTACGCGTATTCCCAAGCAGACGCCGATTACTGGTCAGCCACACTGGACCGTGAGCTTCCAGCCGGCGCCTTCGGGGAGAACCTGCGGGTGGCCGGCATCGAGACCACGGGAGCCGTGATTGGTGAACGTTGGAGGATCGGGCTGGATGTGGAAGTGGAGGTAACGTCGCCGCGCGTCCCGTGCGCCACCTTCCAGCGCTTGCTGGACGAGCCGCAATGGGTGAAGCGCTTCACGCAGGCGGGGCGCGTGGGTACCTACCTGCGCGTGATCAAGCCGGGGACGGTCTCGGCGGGAGACCACATTCACCGGCTGTTCGTACCGAAGCACGGCATTACTGTTGGACAGTGGTTCAGCGAGCCCACGCCGGAGATGGTGCAAACCTTGCTCGATGCCGAGGCGGACGGGGAGGTCCGGCTCCAGGACGAATATCATGAGAAATTCGAGAAAGTCCTGCGCCGGAACGGGTTGTAA
- a CDS encoding response regulator, with product MTRVLIVEDEVQIARAMQITLQAHGYQAMTVGNGADALNAVAKESVNIVVLDLGLPDMDGVEIIRRIRGWSSMPIIVLSARHASEDKVEALDAGADDYVTKPFGLDELLARLRVASRRVLIDREEPTLATSDFMVDLAGKKIVKDGSEVRLTPTEWNILELLVRNKGKLVSQQQILTQVWGQAYAKETQYLRVYIAQLRRKLERDPAAPRHLHTEAGMGYRFDP from the coding sequence ATGACCCGTGTGCTGATAGTTGAGGACGAAGTCCAGATTGCGCGGGCAATGCAGATCACCTTGCAAGCCCATGGGTACCAGGCAATGACCGTTGGAAACGGCGCCGATGCCTTGAACGCCGTAGCGAAGGAAAGCGTCAACATTGTTGTGTTGGACCTGGGATTGCCGGATATGGACGGGGTGGAGATCATCCGCCGCATCCGCGGGTGGAGCAGCATGCCCATCATCGTGTTGTCTGCCCGGCATGCCTCGGAGGACAAAGTGGAAGCGCTCGACGCCGGTGCGGACGACTACGTGACCAAGCCCTTCGGACTGGATGAGCTGCTTGCGCGGCTTCGGGTTGCCTCGCGCAGGGTCCTCATCGATCGCGAGGAGCCTACCTTGGCGACGTCGGACTTCATGGTGGACTTGGCGGGCAAGAAGATCGTGAAGGACGGATCAGAGGTGCGGCTGACGCCCACCGAGTGGAACATCCTGGAGTTGCTGGTCCGGAACAAGGGAAAGCTGGTGAGCCAGCAGCAGATCCTGACCCAGGTCTGGGGGCAGGCGTACGCCAAGGAGACGCAATATCTGCGGGTCTATATTGCCCAATTGCGGCGAAAGCTGGAGAGGGACCCTGCCGCACCGCGGCACCTGCACACCGAAGCGGGAATGGGTTACCGGTTCGACCCTTAA
- a CDS encoding ATP-binding protein: MPAPEAQSSDSNDVLLRLPAVRGIGRGRVIVGLVLALLLPPGVEVLVTVLGFRNFAMIMLLQLAAAVAVAAIGGLWPAVVAAVLGSFLLNYFSAEPVGSLSIADPTTLFTLVVFLAVACGVALAVGLASRRAQEAARSEAEATALSELALRILSSDGSLESFLEKVRGNLGMEAVTLLGSPAPDSVTVPGAPPQWRVLASAGPNPPVTHAAADHAAVVDPHYTLLLRGGALSSQHQRLLAAFGAFVVAVRERQQLVKSRRDNLRLAEGNKMRTSILRAVSHDLRTPLAGIKLAVSSLRQEEVQFPPDVEKELLETIENYADRLDHLVDNLLDMSRITADAVNPLLVGTTWTEILPEALRGIPKGRIRSELQPNLPPVTADSGMLESVVANIVENAVKYAPGSDVILTARAGAGITVGDKPASELRIVDHGSGVGHNEVLEMFQPFQRLGDSPARASGAGGGIGLGLAVAKGFTEAMGGTLVAEPTPGGGLTMVVTLPLWTGYGGGRA, encoded by the coding sequence ATGCCAGCTCCTGAAGCACAAAGCAGCGACTCCAACGACGTTCTGCTGCGTCTTCCCGCGGTTCGGGGCATCGGCCGTGGACGGGTTATCGTTGGCCTTGTCCTTGCCCTGCTGTTGCCGCCCGGCGTCGAAGTCCTGGTCACTGTGCTGGGCTTCCGCAACTTCGCCATGATCATGCTCCTTCAGCTGGCAGCGGCCGTGGCCGTTGCCGCAATCGGAGGTCTGTGGCCCGCCGTGGTCGCGGCGGTGCTGGGCAGTTTCCTGTTGAACTACTTCTCCGCCGAACCCGTAGGTTCCCTGTCCATCGCTGATCCAACCACTCTGTTCACGCTGGTGGTTTTCCTGGCCGTGGCTTGCGGTGTGGCGCTCGCGGTGGGACTGGCGAGCCGCAGGGCCCAGGAAGCTGCGAGGTCCGAGGCCGAGGCCACAGCGTTGAGCGAGTTGGCCCTGCGCATCCTCAGTTCGGACGGCAGCCTTGAATCCTTCCTTGAGAAAGTCCGCGGAAATCTCGGCATGGAGGCTGTGACACTCTTGGGCTCCCCGGCCCCGGACAGCGTCACCGTGCCTGGCGCGCCGCCGCAGTGGCGGGTTCTTGCGAGCGCCGGCCCCAATCCGCCCGTGACCCATGCCGCCGCGGACCATGCCGCCGTCGTCGATCCCCACTACACATTGTTGTTGCGCGGTGGTGCGCTGTCCTCCCAACACCAGCGGCTGCTTGCGGCCTTTGGAGCGTTTGTGGTGGCTGTGCGTGAGCGGCAGCAACTGGTCAAGAGCCGGCGTGACAACCTTCGCCTGGCCGAGGGAAACAAGATGCGGACGTCCATCCTTCGTGCTGTTTCGCATGATTTGAGGACGCCGTTGGCTGGAATCAAACTGGCTGTGAGCAGCCTGCGGCAGGAAGAGGTCCAGTTCCCTCCGGACGTGGAGAAGGAGTTGTTGGAGACGATCGAGAATTATGCTGACCGCCTGGACCATTTGGTGGACAACCTGCTGGATATGTCCCGGATTACCGCCGACGCCGTGAACCCGTTGCTAGTGGGCACCACCTGGACCGAAATATTGCCCGAAGCACTTCGCGGGATCCCGAAAGGTCGGATACGCAGCGAGCTGCAACCCAACCTGCCGCCGGTAACAGCCGACTCAGGCATGTTGGAGAGCGTGGTGGCGAACATCGTTGAAAACGCGGTGAAGTACGCACCTGGTTCGGACGTCATCCTGACTGCACGTGCCGGGGCAGGGATCACAGTGGGGGACAAGCCTGCCAGTGAACTGAGGATTGTGGACCATGGCAGCGGGGTGGGACACAACGAAGTGCTTGAGATGTTCCAACCCTTCCAGCGGCTTGGCGATTCACCCGCCCGGGCAAGCGGCGCCGGCGGCGGAATTGGGTTGGGACTGGCGGTTGCCAAGGGTTTCACGGAAGCCATGGGCGGCACGCTCGTCGCGGAGCCGACGCCAGGTGGCGGCTTGACCATGGTGGTTACGTTGCCGCTGTGGACCGGTTATGGGGGAGGCAGGGCATGA
- a CDS encoding Tat pathway signal protein, with product MPKPELHPELIPPANDRDNPPGGQKPSGQKPSGQKPSGQKPSGQEPGSSKPGSSRQGSSKPGASTPGPGEPLPIIDPFAKERERESAQAEARKKRSRRRTVVVGLGVTALLAGTITAVVASSEQEADYAQVCFNDETGERVDDTQCNNSSSDGRGSAIYAWYFYSRGATVPAVGQNRNSYPGSVKTVPQGAKTSTGYSTKGGTVSRGGFGSSSKSGGSSGG from the coding sequence GTGCCCAAACCCGAGCTCCATCCGGAGCTGATCCCTCCAGCCAATGACAGGGACAATCCACCTGGCGGACAGAAGCCGAGCGGACAGAAGCCGAGCGGACAGAAGCCGAGCGGACAGAAGCCGAGCGGACAGGAACCAGGTTCCTCCAAGCCCGGTTCTTCCAGGCAGGGCTCTTCCAAGCCCGGCGCATCCACGCCCGGGCCCGGCGAGCCGCTGCCTATCATTGACCCCTTCGCCAAGGAACGTGAACGCGAATCAGCCCAAGCCGAGGCGCGGAAGAAGCGTTCCAGGCGCCGCACCGTCGTCGTGGGTTTGGGCGTTACCGCCCTCCTGGCGGGAACCATCACGGCCGTAGTTGCCAGCAGCGAACAAGAGGCTGACTACGCGCAGGTCTGTTTCAACGATGAAACCGGCGAGCGCGTGGACGATACCCAGTGCAACAACAGCAGCTCGGATGGCCGCGGGTCGGCCATCTACGCCTGGTACTTCTACTCGCGGGGAGCCACCGTGCCTGCTGTGGGACAGAACCGCAACTCCTACCCGGGCTCCGTCAAGACAGTTCCACAGGGCGCCAAGACTTCAACGGGTTACAGCACCAAGGGCGGCACAGTCAGCCGTGGCGGCTTTGGCAGCAGCTCCAAAAGCGGCGGAAGCTCGGGAGGCTAG
- a CDS encoding glutathionylspermidine synthase family protein: protein MQRLPSEPRPDWKKKIEEQGLVFSTTTMPDGRKIEYWNESAYYEFTMDEVETLEKTAEDMHLMCLEAAKYLATGAMGDIGIGQQALELAGESLQAGDMDIYGRFDFIYDGKGGPAKMLEYNADTPTGLIEASVAQWFWLQDVFPEKDQWNGIHEALIRQWKKLQFRTGMSTLHVAHSEAEESGEDWMTAAYMRDVASQGGWTTMGINMSDIGWDPNLNRFVDLDNFMISTMFKLYPWELMMKEPFGHRLLTRAHNPRWVEPAWKMLLSNKALLAALWHLYPGHENLLPAYLGDPGPLKEWVAKPLHGREGDNIRIHAPGIELQQPGGYGREGWCFQQYHALPDFDGNHPVLGLWVVDGESVGCGIRESDGPITDYFCRFVPNTIDAPAPAAPTTTSYGAAL from the coding sequence GTGCAGCGTTTGCCCTCCGAGCCCAGGCCGGACTGGAAAAAGAAGATCGAAGAACAGGGCCTGGTCTTTTCGACCACCACCATGCCCGATGGCCGCAAAATCGAGTACTGGAACGAGTCGGCGTACTACGAATTCACCATGGACGAGGTGGAGACGCTCGAGAAGACTGCCGAGGACATGCACCTCATGTGTCTTGAGGCAGCAAAGTACCTCGCCACCGGGGCCATGGGCGATATTGGAATCGGGCAACAGGCGCTGGAGCTCGCCGGCGAATCGTTGCAGGCCGGGGACATGGATATCTACGGTCGCTTCGACTTCATCTATGACGGCAAGGGCGGGCCGGCGAAGATGCTGGAGTATAACGCCGATACGCCCACAGGACTCATTGAAGCTTCCGTTGCGCAGTGGTTCTGGTTGCAGGATGTGTTCCCGGAAAAGGACCAGTGGAACGGAATCCATGAGGCGCTGATCCGGCAATGGAAAAAGCTGCAGTTCCGCACCGGGATGAGCACACTGCATGTGGCTCATTCGGAGGCCGAAGAATCCGGTGAAGATTGGATGACTGCCGCCTACATGCGGGACGTGGCGAGCCAGGGTGGGTGGACGACTATGGGCATCAATATGTCGGATATCGGTTGGGACCCGAACCTGAACCGCTTTGTGGACCTGGACAATTTCATGATCAGCACCATGTTCAAGCTGTACCCGTGGGAACTGATGATGAAGGAACCTTTCGGGCATCGGCTGCTGACGCGGGCCCACAATCCTCGATGGGTGGAGCCCGCGTGGAAGATGCTGCTCTCCAATAAAGCCCTGCTTGCTGCGCTATGGCACCTGTACCCCGGCCACGAGAACCTCCTGCCGGCCTACCTTGGCGATCCTGGCCCGCTCAAGGAATGGGTGGCCAAGCCCCTTCATGGCCGCGAGGGCGACAACATCCGCATCCACGCCCCCGGCATCGAGCTGCAGCAACCCGGCGGCTATGGCCGTGAAGGGTGGTGCTTCCAGCAGTACCACGCCCTACCCGACTTTGATGGAAACCATCCGGTGCTTGGTCTGTGGGTGGTGGACGGCGAGTCCGTGGGCTGCGGCATCCGTGAATCGGATGGCCCCATCACGGACTATTTCTGCCGCTTCGTTCCCAACACCATCGACGCCCCGGCGCCTGCCGCGCCCACAACTACTTCCTACGGAGCTGCACTGTGA